The region tgtgtgtgtgtaaagtaAAGATGATTAGATTTAGAATAAAGTAATggtctaataattatatatatatatatatatatatatatatatatatatatatatatatatatatatatatatacatataataattgtaatatattaaaatataaaataatgtataatttataaaaataataattacaatagttgtagtatataaaaatgtacatattgtGTGTGAGATGGATATTTCATCATAGatcaatatcataattttataatatatataaaatttataatatatataataatttttttaataagtgtgttcataaaaaataggtgatatatgtaatatctatatgttataacacaatttattattcattacaaAGGAACTGTAGAAAGAggtatatatagtaatatctAACTGTACAAATAGCACAAGAGATAGTCAAACTTTCACCAGAATCATTCacttatgttaaaaaaaaaaaatgccatatgtatatcaaatatatttcagtcTGAGCATTTGTTTGTTGAACATTGAATGAAAGGCAAGAATTACTTCTCTTGTTCTTcgcaatatataattcctattcttttattatattaacatgtcAATGAAgtttatttacacatttaaCATCAAAGAGTAACACTATTACTTCTTGATGCATTTCTCACCTCTTTTACAACCAGAATAGGTTaagatattcaaataattatcgcaTTATGCAAACGCTAAGAGAATGTTCAGTTTCTATTCTCTgatttatctatttctttaatctaacgtcatattctttttaatataatataaataagttatattttttttttcatattgaaaACAGCATAACTATACTTGCACTcggcatttataaatattataaaatagctaTTTTCTCTAAAACGCGAATTTAATTTGCTATTGTTAACATAAATCTTGTACATGTCAGAAATATTACATTGGCATAACGGTAATTCtgttattgcaattttaacaATTCGCTCCAAATCTGTAAATTGTATAGCAAGCATATAAGTAAAGCACATTCAGATTGGTCGCTGTTATCAGTAACgtttatgtacaaaaatccTGAAAGTACATCCATAGCAGAAAACATAAGTTCTATCTATTATGCTGTGCTTGTGGTTCTACATTCTGTTCTCCACTGTGAATTGGTTGTGTCAATGTATTTTGAAACCACATCATCCAGTTGCTCAGGTAATGGCCATCCAATTGATTTTCAGGATTGTCCCTTATCTGCACATCGTTCAATTCTTGAAAATTGCGAACGGTTCGGAGTTCCGTAAAATTATTGTTCACCGAATGGCCCCCATGCATCCTTACCTCCCTCTTTCTAAAGGCATCCTTTACTAACCTTTGCCTACGCTCCTCTTCCGTCTCAATAGCGGATCTTGTGAATCTCATTTCCCTAGCCCTCAGAGCGTCCCTTTGCAAtctctccttcctctcctCTTCTGTCTCTTTAGCATATTGATTCAATCGGGCCTCTCGTCTCTTTGCCGATTCTTTGTTAAGTCTTTCCCTTCTTTGTTCTGGTGTTTCGCTCGCATATAATGATAATCTCTTGATTCTTCTTCTCTCGGCCTCGCGATCTAATCTCTTTCTCCTATCTTCTGGTGTTTCGTTATACATTCTATATTCCCTTTTTCGCGCTGCTTCAGCATCGAGTCTTTTCCTTCGTTGCTCCGGTGTCTCGTAATACATTCTCATCTCGCGTCTTTTTGCCGCTTCTCTTGCCAATCTTTGCAAACGCTGTTCCTCACTTTCTTGTTCATACAGCTTCTTCCGTTTTTCTCTCATACATTCGGCTTTTTTCCtcaatctttctttataatctTGATGCACAGTGGGTTTTATTCTGACATGTTTTTTTGATCTTCTggatattttagttttttctaAGGTATCTTTGCCGTctgttaattgatttttacgtTTTGCTACTGTGATTACGTCAGTCAATGAGTCAATATTAACGGGGACTTGTATATTCTGTTTAGTGTCTTTCAAAACTCTTAATCGTATGCTTGCATCGTCATTACCATCGCATAACCATTCTGCTGTATATAAGGTCCCATGATCTTCatcatcttctttttttatattgatattaagacCATCCAAGAATTCGTTCGGTATCGTCACTGtagatacattataattagtCGATTGTTCATCATTCCGAATAAAAACTTCTGTTGCATTTGATTGTTTCTGGAACTCAATATTTATGGAATCGGAATCCAAGGTATCTAAGTAAATTGAATCTGTTAATACATTAGTAATGACATTGCTCTCactattttgtacatttcCTAAAGGAGAATCTGAAGTACTTGATTCATTCACTTCAATCTGGTCTTTATCAATCGCTTTCTCATTGATTACATGATGATTATTGGTTTCTTTGATTTCAATAGCACAAAAATGCTGTGCTGCCGTAACTATCTCGACTTCATTAAGATCCGTATCAGAGTCATTGTTCTTCCGTTTACTACTGTATACTGTGATCAAGTCTGTTGGCTGGTTTCTTACTTGTACATTATCTTCAGATATTTCCATGTCTCTCTAAAGATCAGACGATGTACTAAAAGCTGGAATTatatagcaataatatttacaatcatGCTACAAACAATTAttcttgcaattataatataatgacttccatacacacacacatttatgacatttacatatatatctttcaaacaatatataaaagaatatcaagtatttataaaaaaaagaaaaaaagaaaaaaaaaggtgaattttaataattgtcttatttttaaattatcaatacagaattatgataattagatACTAGAGCCTATCAGTCGAAATATGTTCTATATACCTGTGTATCGTCTGCTTGACAGCTGATTCAAGATGGCAATATAGATGATACTTTGGAATCGTGCATTTTCGCAATATTCTTAAGCAACACGTTCGATGCATTCATCATTTTTGTTCTTATGTcacatgataatataaattatgagtaAATGTAATACTCGtcgaattaattatgcaattttatccaaaattCAACTGCATGTCGAGCACTGCTTTTCCATGTTCCATGCACGTTTTTCATCATTGCTGAGACGATGAGACTAGAAAGCGAACTCAACAACAGAAAACAGAACTTCGAGCTACAgcttaaaatcaaaaatgacGTACAGAGTGCGGTGTCGTCGATGGTTCGATTTGTTCCATTGGCTGcactgtaaaagaaaatatgtgaaattatattgtagaGATGTAGTTCTAttctaatacttttttataaggGTTGACGTTTTTGATAAGCTTTCAACGGATTTTAGTTGTGCGCTGTCAACTTTAATGTTCTGCAACTCGCTTCCCAGTAAACAGCATTTGTTGCAGCAATATAACAtggaaataacaaataatataacacaaattatttgtatgttatataaCTGCAATATATCATGAgtataacaatgaaatattacaatgaaatatatatgaaatatatatatatatatatattcttatgttagggttttggtccttatcaagtaaactaaaataatattataaataatgatagtcacgttacagaaatgaaataaacggaATTATGTACCTGCGTTAtagttaaaaagtagaaagagaaaaatcgaaatgtcaaactgacattgtgtcaaccactatgtttgggatACTGAAAACGACTAAACCTGATATTCTGTATactgaaaaacatgtaagaaagagagaaatagctgaaatgttttttattaaaaaatttgacaacactattaacttTCAAAAAGACacagaaaatttaaacaacatatacgatagataaaggtcgtttagtcgttCTCAGTATCCCAAACATAGtagttgacacaatgtcagtttgacatttcgatttttctctttctactttttaactaTAACGCAGGTACATAATtccgtttatttcatttctgtaacgtgactatcattatttataatattattttagttcacttgataaggaccaaaaccataacataagaatatatatatttcattgtaatatttcattgttatacTCATGATATATTGCAGttacataacatataaataacttgtgttatattatttgttatttccaTGTTATATTGCTGCAACAAATGCTGTTTACTGGGAAACTATCTTCCCCGAAAGATTTATGTCAAGAGCTGATTTAACAGAAGCTTGCGTCAGTCAGCATCCTTTGTGCCCAATTACGCGGGTGCTTAATAAATACGCGGAGGACATCTAAAAATGGTCATCGATTCTCCGATTCATCTtcgatatcgataaattacacaaaatgCACGCACACGTATGTGTCTGTGTGTATTCGCACTTTTTGCCCGTTCGATCTGCGTTCCTTCCAGGAACATGACTCTCGATCATACACCATTAATTGCCGGCGTGATGCATAATGATTAGCTTTTTTCCGATCGCCGTCGTCGAAACACGCATATATCCAGATTACCgcgaggcgcgcgcgcgcacgtcaACTCCAAATGGAAACGTCTTAATTATCGGAGCACGTAGTACCGGGAACAGGGCAATCCAGGCACGTCCAGGAGGAGATGGGGAAAAGGGAGGAGGAAGGAGCAAAAACTGTCAATCGGCCCGCAAACGAATGACTTGAGACAATAAGGAAAGATATACAGTGAACGGGGACATTCGCGTACGCTATGTAAGTATATCGAACCGTTTGGGACGTAATTCGTCCCGTCACCAAAAGAGCGAAGACGTTTATCTCGTCGCGACACAAAGAAACGTCCCGCGGAGATGAGATACATCGATAAATCGtggaaagattatatatatatatatatatatatatatatatatatatatatatattatgtataaatgttaataaattaaataagctATTCTAGATGTAAAAATCAGATACTTTCGCAcgtattttcttaaaagttacagtatttaaataatcagttTATTCCCTGTCTAGTTCCTGTTTGATTCGCACATCGTATTCAAGAAAACAAATAAGACTTAATTACATCCATTTTGACATGATTTTCAAGGTGACGGCTAAAATGTCATCAGATAGCGCGcgttaatttatacaattctcttcaatttgaataattcaaatatatgattgaacgataattatggaaaatttgAATGATAATTATCAAAGGCAGAGTTCGATCAGCGAATGCAGAAATGTCGCGATccggttttcttttttttctcgcgatcATTTGACAAAAATCATTAGGGGACTAAATCCAATAAAGGAGTCTGCGCGGGACTCGGTCGTAAGAAAACATTCCCGGCCGAGGCGATCTCGGCAACATCGTAATCGGCATCAATGATACCCCTCCTTAATCTTCATGGTCTTCATTCAGCTCACGCCGCCCCGTTTTCCATCGAAATATTCTTCTTGCTCTTGTCACGCTATTAAATTAAGAGGATTAAGACCCTAAATAATTCTCGTGCGCGAGGCGATGAGTTTTGGTGTATGCCACGCGTCCGAACCGGTCTTTCCTAAGCCTAACATCCTAACAGCCAAATAGCAAGAAGATCACGCGGCATATTGAATTAATcgatgtattaaataaaattaaagtcatTATTGCAGCATCTTTAGCTACGCGTAATTTTATATCGAGAGCTCtaataatttgtgatataattaTCCGTGTATATATGTCCTCGAAAAAATTAACACTTTTATGACTAATatagacaatttttatatatttacaaaatatatcagacAATATGGAAacttattatgttataaacgACACTaagaaataaaactaaaaataaattaaactgaagaaagagagagagagagagagagagagagagagagatcaaattacatatttagatTTCATGCAATtgttgtcaaaattaatttagaaaaattattaataattatattattataatataaagagtatataatatatattaacataatatattaatatattatattatattaattatttatattatattatattaatttatttaattattatattatatgttttagattatattaaaaattgttaacgtCTCACATTGATGGTATTACATTTAGCAATGTCCGcgatatatgaaatttgtCTTACAAAACGTTATtagttctttaataatattatatcatttaggATTGAaacgtaaattattaatggtGGAAACAAAAGGCTATGTACACTAACAATCAATTTAGATCTTTCGGTAGCAATCGccaattatcgatatattgtGCGTATTACAATGATACgttttattatcgcaaaaGTGCCACAGTTCGTCTCGTACAAACCATGCAATTTTCTCaggatttatacatattatatacgcgCTCAGGTtgcgcatatatttttctggaCAATGAACAACATGATTGTATAGTCAAAGAAGGGGTTGACCTATTATGTTGACCGACATTAATGCCACGTTGAATGGCTGGCAAAACGTTTTCTAGTAAATCATTACAGATGAGATTATCATTgagaagtaatttaaaatatatatttatatataattttttttttatgattaagaCCACCagaatgaaaattatgtatcGACAGTAACGCTTGCTGTAATAACCGTATGGTCACGATAATACTTAATGGATTAAGTGCATGAAAACATCAAATGCGCGCTACTAAATGCTACCTACTAAAGATAATTTAGTAAAATGTAGATACAAAATGCAGCAAACAAACACATTGCCAGATCTTTATGTCGCATTAACATAATGATGttcaaattatcatttacCTAGTTTACGCTtgattttcctaatttatatataacacatgatacaatgatttaaaaaaagagaatttatgtatttgtaattttgtagCATTATAACaaacagaattttttcaattttatctaaaaatataaaattgtgaaaaaatctgATGTTATAAAGTCTGCtacgaatgaaataaaattttatctttaactataatttttagatttttctttttattttaacaacagATAAGTTTTAAGATGTGATTTCCTGTTCCACCCGTGATTTCCTCGTCCTTCTGTAATTACGTTCCTTCCGTCGCATCAATTGCATTTTAATCATCTTCTCGGGCGAGGTCGTCGACGTGCGTAAATCGCGAACCGCGCTTGCACGACGGAAGCTGGAACGAATGGCGGTGGCAGACAACagacacatacacgcacatatgTACAAACATCCCGGGAAGAGACACGAAGACCCGGCAAAACACACAGAACGCTCGTTCCGCGCGGAGAAAAAGCTACGAGCGAGCATAATGGATATCTTTATTATCGGAGCCGCGAGTCGCCGAGACTTGGTGAGACTCTGGTGAAGTTGCCCACGACGGCGAAGACGACGACGTCCCAGTCTCGCCGGAGCTGGCCCAATTGGTCCCATCCCCGACCTCCCTCGCGacataaatattgatgaaaacGATGCGTTTATACGCGAACGACAAGTCCATCCGCGGTTAAAAAGCCGGAAGATTTATCGGGACGCGGCCTCCCGACGACAGCCATTTCCGAGCGGATCGTACATCAAGTCAAGTCCGGATCGGTTTCCGCGGATAAGTTTCGGTTCGATATTATGAGCGAATCTCTcattctttattatctttaatatctttcattttcttgtttcttttctctctttactaTTTCCAAAAAATCTAATCATCGCGAAACATACATGTATGCTTTATAATTTCTGTcgtaaagtttaaaatatgcattgcCCAGACAgcacacaatatttaaaatatgtacaaaatatttataattatttgaatattttataaatattttataaatattttttttttaattaaacaaataaagatttatcaattatttttaaatatcataaaaatattgagatataattacaaaatattactataaatatttattttttacatatcataactatataaaatatttagtctatatattttagtataatatcaaataaaatttttatgatttttttctcttgtgtataaaatatgtataaatgtatataaaatatgtataaaatatttatataatattttaaaaaataaatagtaagaaatatttatgaatatttattataaatattttgtattgtcTGGATGAACCTTTCGATTACATCGGCTTTAAAACTTTATGAGATTTGGAGAGATGTCTTTTATCATCTATTGTTCATCACAACTTGGTTCGATAATAGAAACGCAAGCCAATTATATTagtacattgtatatatatatatatatatatatatatatatatatatatatatacaatttaaagcAAATATAGTGCATATTTATGACTATTCTTCCGTgatcttaatttttcatcCTGCAATCACAAACGCTTAATCACGACATCGCGACGAGACTCGAGAATGACGTTACTATTGTAGCTCCTGCAGTaactttgtataattataggaACGAATCAATACCTACAAAAGGCTCTGTTAGAAATTGTTCGGGgctttatacacacacacatacacatcctACTATCTTAAGCGGCAAATCACGACAACGGGTCTCGAGATTTGGGGTTCGTTCATCACCTAAGAGCCGCGTAAACGTCTTCCCCTCGGCCCGTCTTTCTTTCCTCCCTCCTCTTCTCCCGCTCCGCACATTCGCAGACGCTGCTGACAATGGATACTCTCAtctgaatttataataaatgctagagtaattcaattttttgagaTTGCGCACAAATTAGAGGCTGCGTTCAAAGCTCGCCAATGAAAAAAGGCCAGGGAGAAAGGATGGCGCGACGACAAGGTGAATAGAGAGAAATACTGGCGTCGATCGTGCAATCGTTGAAAGGGATCTCGCGATTGCCAATGTGCATCTCGCtcgttttcatttttctgACAGCTTTCTGCGGCCTCCGTCCTCCCCTTCCCTTCCCACTCCTCATCGCTGCCGTTGTCTATCTTATTTCAACGAGCACGTTTCTTCCTTTCATCCCGGGCATCTCTCACTGCTCTTCGCCCCGGCACTAGAATTGCCTCCGGCATTAAAAGGGGATAATAATATGGCAGTATCACTCGACACCCTGAACGAAGGGCGACTAAGagaaatctctttcttttttcgtgaTCTCCTTCggcctctctcttttcctttccctttttcttcttcaccTTCTTCTATTTCGTCTTTCTTTCGATCGCGGGATCCATCGTCATCGAGCTCTCACGTCTCGTCGTTCCTTTTTCGGTCTCGTCACGCGTCCCGCGTGCGGTTTCGTCCTCCTTGTATTTGGCGGGCCGTCGTCACGGTTTCTGAGATAATTCACGATACACACGGCACACGGATCTGCCATAATTCCCGACACATTTCATTCGCCGTCTCTTCTCATCCCGTCTCTCGCCTCGCCCCTCTCGAGCCTCTTCTCTTTCGGCGCTCgcgatattacattttgtttgtttaaGGACCAGTGAACGCAGTAGGCAGCCAAGCGTGCGGTCGAGGTGACGAACGCTCTTCCAAAGATAGAGAATTAATTCCGCCTGGCTGCTCGGCGATCGTCGAGCGCGAACGATATGATTAGAGGTCTTCGCGTGCTACGAATGGGCGTTATATTACGAATAGAGTGCGTACATGAGAGCACGTGTCTATGCTGCGATCTAACTACAATTTATGGGTTTTGATATCCACACTAGATACACATATAGAATCCACATAAGCGCCATGGCGATCGCGAATGTTATTTAAAGTGGGGAAAGCTCGTCCGGAAAGTTGTGTCTCTCGTTAGgttgtatgtatatgataagATTGATATTACTAATATTGTGCGCGAAGATAAGAAGCGTTGTATCAAATTAAACCTCGCGCTCGATTTTAgatgattttcaaatatttccatAATAATGCTCATTGTGAATTAATACCCTGAATGGAAAGACacgattaaatacatatgtatacgcgCGCGAAAATCCTCTTTGAGTTTATAAAATCTACTGTAGCAGTTTTCTTATTATTCCGTTTTTTTGTCTCCATCTCTCTTACTCTTTGCTCGAGTGTAGCAAAGAAATTCAGGACCACCGCACACGCGAATTAGTTTACCGAGCAATTCGTTTCGCCGCGAATGTTGGAGAATAATCGCGaataaaacgcgcgcgcgatgcgtgTGTTCCTCGCGACGCGACGCTAAATCTGATTTCACGCTGCTCCGCAGCCGGTTGCaggattaaattattcaagtcATATGCGTCTCTTCGTCCATTCCGCGGTGGCTCGCGCTTTGACAATAACAGTCATCGTTATTAATCGTATCAAGACCGGCGAGGATCTAATAAAATCATAGAAATCATAAAATCTGCTttcgacaaaaattatttaattaaagttacattaaataagaagagaaaattacataattttcctCTTCATATactcaattttttacatttaatttgctttgatcaaaagttaatatgacttattattattcactttCATTAACACATTGTATTTAACTTTTtccgaaaaataatatctcacgATTGTCattatcacatttatataaaaataattggctCAAACTGATTTAAATCGACGGAATGGTCGGACTTTAACTCGAGCATTTCTACTCCGATCCTGAATTAAGCGACCACTTCTATGTCGGTGGATTTACACGCGGACAAGCATCGCCGAACAAATATTGCCGAGTTACGTTGTATAACGATCGTAAATACTCTTAATCGCGCGTGGCTTATCCGCGTGAAACCGAGGAAGCCATCCCCAGCGGGGCATCGCGGTTAAACCCGCCAACAAACCACACGTGGATGTGAACGAGTATTAATGAGTTATTATAACTGGATATGCTGTAGGTTTTTTCGCGCCGCAATGTGACAATATAATTAGTAGAGCCAGCAATTTCTCGCGTtagttattgatataaatataattcaaagataAGTCTCTCTCTTGAATGGCGAATTCGAAGATGTCTTTTTTGCTTTTGACGtat is a window of Cataglyphis hispanica isolate Lineage 1 chromosome 4, ULB_Chis1_1.0, whole genome shotgun sequence DNA encoding:
- the LOC126848560 gene encoding uncharacterized protein C05D11.13-like isoform X2; this translates as MEISEDNVQVRNQPTDLITVYSSKRKNNDSDTDLNEVEIVTAAQHFCAIEIKETNNHHVINEKAIDKDQIEVNESSTSDSPLGNVQNSESNVITNVLTDSIYLDTLDSDSINIEFQKQSNATEVFIRNDEQSTNYNVSTVTIPNEFLDGLNINIKKEDDEDHGTLYTAEWLCDGNDDASIRLRVLKDTKQNIQVPVNIDSLTDVITVAKRKNQLTDGKDTLEKTKISRRSKKHVRIKPTVHQDYKERLRKKAECMREKRKKLYEQESEEQRLQRLAREAAKRREMRMYYETPEQRRKRLDAEAARKREYRMYNETPEDRRKRLDREAERRRIKRLSLYASETPEQRRERLNKESAKRREARLNQYAKETEEERKERLQRDALRAREMRFTRSAIETEEERRQR
- the LOC126848560 gene encoding histone-lysine N-methyltransferase, H3 lysine-79 specific-like isoform X1, whose translation is MEISEDNVQVRNQPTDLITVYSSKRKNNDSDTDLNEVEIVTAAQHFCAIEIKETNNHHVINEKAIDKDQIEVNESSTSDSPLGNVQNSESNVITNVLTDSIYLDTLDSDSINIEFQKQSNATEVFIRNDEQSTNYNVSTVTIPNEFLDGLNINIKKEDDEDHGTLYTAEWLCDGNDDASIRLRVLKDTKQNIQVPVNIDSLTDVITVAKRKNQLTDGKDTLEKTKISRRSKKHVRIKPTVHQDYKERLRKKAECMREKRKKLYEQESEEQRLQRLAREAAKRREMRMYYETPEQRRKRLDAEAARKREYRMYNETPEDRRKRLDREAERRRIKRLSLYASETPEQRRERLNKESAKRREARLNQYAKETEEERKERLQRDALRAREMRFTRSAIETEEERRQRLVKDAFRKREVRMHGGHSVNNNFTELRTVRNFQELNDVQIRDNPENQLDGHYLSNWMMWFQNTLTQPIHSGEQNVEPQAQHNR